CGACCCTGCCAACGGCTACGTCGCCCTCGTCGACGGTGGGGTGCTCATCGGATACCGGTCGTTCGGTGTGGAAGGACGGGTACCCGGCGGCTCCTACGACGACTCCGCGCTGGACACGGGCGGTGGCCTGCGGCCCGTGTTGACAGGACTGGGGCACGGCCTTGGCCGGCAGGCGATCGCCGCCGGCCTGGCGTACGGATACGAGCGCTTCCAGCCCGCGGCCTTCCGGGTGACTGTGGCCAGCTTCAACACGCGAGCACGCAAGGTCGTGGAATCACTCGG
The Streptacidiphilus albus JL83 genome window above contains:
- a CDS encoding GNAT family N-acetyltransferase, coding for MAFVQIVAMTQEHAADIVTWRYAEPYERYDLIAADPGFLTDPANGYVALVDGGVLIGYRSFGVEGRVPGGSYDDSALDTGGGLRPVLTGLGHGLGRQAIAAGLAYGYERFQPAAFRVTVASFNTRARKVVESLGFVHVATFNATTDGSSFDILTCQQSLDRR